The Lycium barbarum isolate Lr01 chromosome 4, ASM1917538v2, whole genome shotgun sequence nucleotide sequence CTTACTTTTTTTATCTTTCCCCGCCCATTTAATCTTTACCTCGACATACACCACATCAACACCTTCACCTTTCCCCTAAGTAAAAAAATACATGTGTCAGATCGGGATAGGTGTGTGTGTTTTATCACTTATTTCAGATTTGAGCGTGACATTTCACGATGAACAAATTTTACTTCTTGATTGTTCACGGGAAAATAGTACTCTACGAAGAACGTGTATGTAGTTGTAAATTCAGCTACAATATATacattattttccttttaaaaatataATCTAGTCTGAAAAAATCACTAGAATGTTCTGTTTGTCTAAACTGGACTCCAAGGACTTTCCTGCGCTAGTCttgcaacaaaataaaataaaaaagtgacaCCTTTGATAGAAATTCAAATTGTAATTGTTATACTAGAATTGCATAAGGAGCTACTATGACTCATATTTTacgatataatttttttatacacCAAACAAAAAGATAAGAACAATCTGCGGAACATTCCGAAATTTCTTTTTGGAATTAGTTTCAAGGAGAACAAACAAAGattagaaaaataaaaggaaaatgaaagaagaaaaatataatGTTTAAGTCGGGAACATTAACTTTTGCCCCTGAAAACAACTTTTATTATATTAAGCTGGGAATATAATGTATTGTTTTACCATCAAattacaactatttttatgagtAAGACATCACTGATAACGATACTTAAGTAAAAATGCTTTTCGTGTTAAGAAAAGAGACTAGCTTCCACTACACTTTTAGTTTAAGAATGacagggaaaaaaaaaaattctttcttccTTGTTTCATCACGGTATGCTTTTATCTAGTACTAGTATGAGAATAATTTTTCACTTAAAGAATCattgaaagaaaaaaatacaaattcttgttctttttctttttaaaataggAATTTTATGTTGTCAAACAGTGATCTTTTTCCTTCCGCATGAATAAAGGTTTAGAGTGTTAACAATTGACATTGCTCATGTTTTCTAAATTAGGAGGGAAAAGATATAGATTGCACCCTAAATTTGTCCTGAAAAGTCGAGTTCATACTCTAACTGATCGAGTGAACTAATAACACCCAAAAAGCTGATgtgataaaaaaatattataatataAAAAGTAGCGAGTAAAGTAAATTACCAAAAAAATTAATCTTTTTAAATTAAAGAAACTTATTTTTGAGCAAGTCCCCagccccttcttcttcttcttcaccccccccccccccccccccccgccctccCTTCTCTTCTTCTCATATTGGGAAAAATCTATACCCGGTTTGCATGAACCTTTTGCTCCAATCCTTCTAATACCTCTCCTTATTTCCTTTACATTTTACTTGGTTCTTGGTTGCAGGAGATAGATACTTGAAGTCGTGGATAATTCCTGATCCAGAAGTAATGTTCATACCTCGAACCAAGGAGGACGAATGCCTTATCCTTGCAAGTGATGGTTTATGGGATGTTATGACAAATGAAGAGGTGTGTGATTTGGCTCGCAAGCGCGTACTCCTCTGGCATAAAAAGAACGGTGGAACCCTTCCCTTGGAAAGGGGCCAAGGAATTGATCCAGCAGCACAGGCAGCAGCAGAATGCCTGTCAAATCGAGCTCTTCAAAAGGGCAGCAAGGACAACATAACAGTGATTGTTGTGGACTGAAAGCCCAAAGAAAATTTAAGACCAAAACCTAACATAACTGATCTCTCAATCAGCCGTTTCCATTTATAGGTTCACAGTATTGACTTCATATGATTCAATATAGCCAGCCCTTTTAATTTTTACCGGGGGAACTCTGGGACTAAGGTTTTCATTAGAGTAGCTTACTGTATGTATTGTAGTACTTGTTCCATCCTCTGTATGTAGTTTTCTTCCTTTAGCTGTTTGAAGTAGGAACATACATTATTCCTCCGAGTTAATTGCTCTGTGAGGTTATTTGCCTCAGTATTACTTGATATTGTTGGAAACAGTAACGAGCGAATAGAGAGACCTCTTCTTAAATGTATTCAAATATGCATCTTCTTATACTTTGTATGTGGGTTTCAGAGTATAGACAGGACAAGCTGACTCAATTGAAGAACTATGGTATTCAATCCAATCCATCTCCTCTATATGATAAAGGAAGAAGCTAGATAAGAGTCCCGTTCATCATTCAGTCATCAAACTGGATTTAATTTGTAAGTCGAGGCGTATCAAAGATTTAGACTTTGATGGATTCAACTTTCAGGATTCTTACTACGGAACTCATTGCACATCGAAAGGTATCTTTTGATATGTTAGTAAAGTTTCATGTATATCTATGCTCCGTTAAAAAATGATGGGCTTAGTTAAACCCATAAAATATATGTTCCAAACGCCTCTGGTTGTGGCTCAAAAAGAGTTCAATAACGAGCTAATCCCATGTTAGGATCAACAGTTCTTGCTCAATATTGTTCCTTTATTAGTGAGGGATGATGGTTGTGGAGGAGTTTTCATGATGGTCCATGATTCTAAGTGTGTAGAGGAGTTTTCATGATGGTCCATGATTCTAAGTGTGGCCTAAATGAATTTCCACAGTTGCCTCAGGGAACATTTGAGTCTCTGGTGCAAATTAGGTGAAGCACTTCATCAGAACATTCAGTTGGATCGGCCCTACATTACACTTGCTGTGACTACCAACTATGTAAcaacataattttttttacaCATCAGAAGAATTTTCATTACTCAGCGACTGTCAAATTAAAGTACAacaaataaaatacattataTACATCAAGAAACGAGATGTACGATATGAAATTCTCAAGCCACCAAAGGGAGACTGGAAGGACAAGCAACTTGGCAACTGGAACTGCCAAAATATGCTAACCAAACCAGATTAATTAATATTGCATCTAAAGGGTGATTGTCAAGTATGAAGGCAGTCATAcctaacagaaaagctaacatcTATTTAGTTAAGAGATATATCACAGCAAGAAAACAATCATCACTATTTATTAAATATGTAAAACCACCTATAGTTTGATCGACGGCAGATCATCAGAGTACTctctgttttttcatttttttcctagaCAACCATTTTAAAAAGTACCATGTTTAACTTGCTAACAAGAAGCTTGAAGCTCCCTAAAAGGGGCATGAAGTTCAACAAAAGCGACTTCAGTATTTCCTGTATGCTAGATCCGTCACTGCCTCGGAAAGATTCTCCTCTTTTTGAATGCTCTGAACCCAGTTTGCATTAATGTGAACCCTCTCGATGCTTTGCTTCAACGTCCTTGCAATGTACTGCTTGGTACGGCTAGCAAAAAACTCTTCAACCTCTTTTGCCTTCTCATAGGACGAGAACTGAAGAAAAGAAAGATTGAGCC carries:
- the LOC132637438 gene encoding protein phosphatase 2C 16-like, with the protein product MPHRILIMRLHTLTFWQLVNSREEDNLWSECGIAYSGCSRILLRERTSERRRCEANAVAYSICDPILLSAIAQLSRFGDRYLKSWIIPDPEVMFIPRTKEDECLILASDGLWDVMTNEEVCDLARKRVLLWHKKNGGTLPLERGQGIDPAAQAAAECLSNRALQKGSKDNITVIVVD